A single region of the Pararge aegeria chromosome 18, ilParAegt1.1, whole genome shotgun sequence genome encodes:
- the LOC120631583 gene encoding uncharacterized protein LOC120631583 yields the protein MPKRKREETKEERWARKMKKYESKLHETRRRHFRRINYSSDEEDVQPEEPFESGDVGVTNVVSDIIFESPTDSVPVNDEEPCELPNNSEAPTEDPPSDVYNAELLQVLGSVESEVDEYGDDLHSEVATRLQKILIQGLPTTVKDDLTKKYAFPRNVPYLKAPTLNPEIEAMLVETCRLRDKRLQNKQNQIGRALSALGKAMTGLLKNNPDIPEIVRTLNDAGNLVADCHFAETDTRRTVIIPLVDKSLTDSFKNRKRDSLLFGESLGEVVKNSRGIKKTSQLIQAAAPVSNTNLNYKGPSTRPRRQWVGQAYTQQRVGGQRATFSSRGRRTAATNPPPQPARRQPPPPPPVRRQPQRREHVPGNRRQK from the exons ATGCCAAAACGCAAGCGTGAAGAAACTAAGGAAGAAAGGTGGGCAAGGAAGATGAAGAAATATGAATCAAAACTTCATGAGACACGTCGACGTCATTTTCGCCGCATAAATTACTCCAGCGATGAAGAAGATGTGCAACCCGAAG AACCTTTCGAATCTGGAGATGTGGGTGTTACAAACGTCGTCagtgatattatatttgaaagtcCTACGGATTCCGTGCCTGTTAACGACGAAGAGCCGTGCGAGCTGCCCAACAATAGTGAAGCACCCACTGAAGACCCTCCTTCCGATGTTTACAACGCAGAGCTGCTGCAAGTGCTGGGGAGCGTTGAATCGGAGGTGGATGAATACGGTGATGACTTGCATTCTGAGGTTGCAACAAGACtccaaaaaattttaattcaggGTCTACCTACCACTGTTAAAGATGaccttacaaaaaaatatgcctTTCCAAGAAACGTTCCCTACTTGAAGGCACCAACTCTAAACCCGGAAATTGAGGCTATGTTAGTGGAGACCTGCCGACTCCGCGACAAACGTCTGCAAAATAAACAGAATCAGATCGGCAGGGCATTGTCAGCCTTAGGAAAAGCTATGACGGGCCTTCTCAAAAACAATCCCGACATTCCTGAAATCGTGCGCACTTTGAACGATGCAGGAAATCTCGTTGCCGATTGCCACTTCGCAGAAACAGACACTCGTCGGACGGTCATCATTCCGTTAGTCGACAAATCTCTGACTGACTCTTTTAAAAATCGGAAGAGAGACAGTCTTTTGTTCGGAGAGAGCTTAGGCGAGGTGGTTAAGAACTCTAGAGGAATTAAAAAGACGAGTCAACTTATTCAAGCTGCTGCACCTGTTTCTAACACGAATTTAAACTACAAAGGCCCATCGACTCGTCCGAGGCGGCAGTGGGTAGGACAGGCCTACACGCAGCAACGAGTCGGTGGGCAGCGGGCAACGTTCTCGAGTCGTGGCCGGCGCACAGCCGCCACGAACCCGCCGCCGCAGCCTGCTCGCCGgcagccgccgccgccgccgcctgTGCGGCGCCAGCCACAGCGCCGGGAACACGTGCCCGGCAATCGTCGGCAGAAGTAG